One Gossypium hirsutum isolate 1008001.06 chromosome A11, Gossypium_hirsutum_v2.1, whole genome shotgun sequence genomic window carries:
- the LOC107891163 gene encoding cation/calcium exchanger 1 yields MATSLFLVKKLPLLLNVSFVFLLFFFIITYDFLGQSNNEQIPIINSHSLIPHGSNNDSCASLRDFTDYKHKCLYVKSEIGCRPKGYINYLQIFYCTCGRFPILGHLVLFIWLFVLFYLLGDTAAKYFCTSLESLSKILRLSPAIAGVTLLSLGNGASDVFASIVSFTRSGNAGVGLNSVLGGAFFVSSAVVGVISITISHHRIPIDEPSFIRDILFFLLALSTLVFIIFIGKITLWGAISFLSIYFLYVCAVSASHFFNKKKERNMESVPVSSVSNSNDNIGEVGIPLLGYASDEKSVMVDKGAHENQDETTKFFNFDSPSFYYFGKFLDLLELPLYLPRRLTVPVVDEERWSKPYAVISVTLAPLMLAELCNSQREKTMGSKTSLVTYMIAGLVGMVLGNLAFVTTKKSSPPKRCQLPWLIGGFLMSVTWTYFTAEELVSLLVSFGNILGISPSVLGLTVLAWGNSLGDLISNSAMAVNGGADGVQTAISGCYAGPMFNTLVGLGVSFVWSSWSLYPSSFEIPRDPSLYETLGFLMAGLLWALVILPRKNMRLDRSLGGGLLVIYFCFLSLRLARALGLLKLYEAFPPHTLNWWSSSL; encoded by the coding sequence ATGGCAACTTCATTGTTTCTGGTTAAGAAACTCCCTCTTTTGCTTAATGTATCCTTTGTTTTCCTCCTCTTCTTCTTTATCATAACTTATGATTTTCTTGGTCAATCGAATAATGAGCAAATTCCCATCATTAATAGCCACTCTTTGATCCCCCATGGAAGCAACAATGATAGCTGCGCCAGTCTCCGTGACTTCACTGATTATAAGCATAAGTGCTTGTATGTTAAGTCTGAAATCGGGTGCAGGCCTAAGGGATACATAAACTATCTCCAGATTTTTTATTGCACTTGTGGCAGATTTCCGATCCTTGGCCATCTTGTACTCTTTATTTGGCTTTTTGTTTTGTTCTACTTATTGGGTGATACTGCTGCAAAGTACTTTTGCACTTCCTTGGAGAGTTTGTCTAAAATCCTGAGGCTTTCCCCTGCCATTGCTGGAGTCACCCTCCTTTCACTTGGCAACGGTGCTTCTGATGTTTTTGCCAGTATAGTTTCCTTCACAAGATCTGGAAATGCAGGTGTTGGCCTAAATAGTGTCTTGGGTGGTGCCTTCTTTGTGTCTAGTGCTGTTGTTGGGGTTATTAGCATAACAATTAGCCATCATCGGATTCCGATCGATGAGCCGAGCTTCATTAGAGACATCCTCTTCTTCCTTTTAGCACTTTCTACCCTCGTGTTCATCATTTTTATTGGTAAAATCACTTTGTGGGGAGCTATTTCTTTCCTCTCCATCTACTTCCTGTATGTTTGTGCTGTTTCTGCATCACATTTCTTCAACAAAAAGAAGGAAAGGAACATGGAATCCGTACCAGTTTCTTCTGTTTCAAACAGCAATGATAACATTGGAGAGGTTGGTATACCGTTACTTGGTTATGCAAGTGATGAAAAATCTGTCATGGTGGATAAAGGAGCTCATGAAAACCAAGATGAAACCACAAAGTTTTTCAACTTTGATTCACCAAGTTTTTACTACTTTGGTAAGTTTCTGGATCTTTTGGAGTTACCTTTATACTTGCCAAGGAGATTGACCGTTCCAGTTGTCGATGAGGAGAGATGGTCCAAGCCATATGCAGTCATTTCAGTGACTTTAGCACCATTAATGTTGGCCGAACTATGCAATTCTCAAAGGGAAAAAACCATGGGTTCCAAAACCAGTTTGGTGACCTATATGATTGCAGGATTGGTTGGAATGGTGCTGGGGAACCTTGCCTTTGTGACCACCAAGAAGTCTAGCCCACCAAAGAGGTGCCAATTACCATGGCTTATTGGAGGATTTCTAATGAGTGTGACCTGGACGTATTTTACAGCTGAGGAACTAGTATCTTTATTGGTTTCTTTTGGGAATATCTTGGGGATAAGTCCTTCAGTTCTGGGGCTCACTGTCCTTGCTTGGGGAAATTCACTTGGAGACTTAATATCTAATTCAGCAATGGCAGTTAATGGTGGGGCAGATGGAGTTCAAACTGCAATCTCTGGGTGCTATGCTGGGCCCATGTTTAACACATTGGTGGGTCTGGGGGTATCATTTGTTTGGTCATCATGGTCTCTATACCCTTCTTCATTTGAAATTCCTAGGGACCCTTCTCTGTATGAAACACTGGGATTTCTAATGGCAGGCTTGCTTTGGGCACTGGTAATTTTGCCAAGAAAAAATATGAGATTGGATAGGTCCCTTGGGGGTGGTCTCTTAGTCATTTACTTTTGCTTTCTCTCTCTCAGACTAGCCAGAGCTCTTGGTTTACTCAAACTTTATGAGGCTTTCCCACCTCACACCCTAAACTGGTGGTCTTCTTCATTGTAA